One genomic window of Desulfovibrio subterraneus includes the following:
- a CDS encoding TlyA family RNA methyltransferase, which translates to MAKKERADQLIHEAGLAESREKAKRLVMAGQVYLLRNGVPEPVQKPGQKLDLETEFEVRGVERFVSRGAYKLLTAIEHFGITVEGLVALDAGASTGGFTDCLLQHGALRVYAADVGYGQLHEKLRQDPRVINMERTNLRLATPDLIPEPVDVVVADVSFISLTLILPPCVQFMRDGGVLAVLIKPQFELGPDRTDKGVVRDPELHQEAIDKVCSFAREQLGLTIEGVVPSSIKGPKGNQEFIAYMKKG; encoded by the coding sequence ATGGCAAAGAAAGAGCGGGCAGATCAACTGATTCATGAAGCAGGACTTGCGGAAAGCCGTGAAAAGGCCAAGCGCCTTGTCATGGCAGGGCAGGTGTACCTGTTGCGGAACGGCGTTCCGGAGCCGGTGCAGAAACCCGGGCAGAAGCTTGATCTTGAAACGGAATTCGAGGTGCGCGGCGTGGAGCGTTTCGTGAGCCGCGGGGCATATAAACTGCTCACGGCCATCGAGCACTTCGGTATTACTGTTGAAGGATTGGTGGCTCTTGATGCCGGCGCGTCAACGGGAGGGTTTACGGACTGTTTGTTGCAGCACGGGGCTCTCCGGGTGTACGCGGCAGATGTGGGCTATGGCCAGCTGCATGAAAAACTGCGGCAGGACCCGCGTGTCATCAATATGGAACGCACGAATCTCCGTCTTGCAACTCCCGACCTCATTCCCGAACCGGTGGATGTTGTCGTGGCAGATGTCTCGTTCATCTCGCTTACGCTTATCCTTCCTCCCTGTGTCCAGTTCATGCGGGATGGCGGCGTGCTCGCCGTGCTGATAAAGCCCCAGTTTGAACTGGGACCGGACCGCACGGACAAGGGCGTGGTGCGCGACCCCGAACTGCATCAGGAAGCCATAGACAAGGTGTGCAGCTTTGCTCGCGAGCAGCTTGGCCTGACCATTGAGGGGGTGGTGCCTTCGAGCATCAAAGGGCCCAAGGGGAATCAGGAGTTCATCGCCTACATGAAAAAGGGCTAG
- a CDS encoding DUF1385 domain-containing protein, producing the protein MEGVMMRNKDRLSIAVRRPDGSIVVDNRPWFTFPGTDFLKRPFVRGFPILIETLVNGIKALNYSATQAVDEEIDGEIKPWHLAMTLIFSIVLALGLFVVLPHLFSLGMKFLGLGGDADGLSFHVWDGIFKFGIFLAYIIGISFIPDIKRVFQYHGAEHKVIWTYEDGYAVTPGSASLRSRLHPRCGTTFLLFVLSIAIILHTILVPALLLIWSPESMWVKHSFIIVLKLGLMAPISAIAYEAIKYSAKINDTFWGKIFSAPGMLLQMLTTNEPDEQQLEVAIVALKEALGDDAEAELHAPEYTVSEKN; encoded by the coding sequence ATGGAAGGCGTAATGATGCGCAACAAAGACCGGTTGTCCATCGCAGTCCGTCGTCCTGACGGGTCCATTGTCGTTGACAACCGCCCCTGGTTTACTTTCCCGGGCACGGATTTTCTCAAACGCCCGTTCGTCCGCGGTTTTCCCATTCTCATTGAAACGCTTGTCAACGGCATAAAGGCGCTGAACTATTCGGCAACGCAGGCTGTTGATGAAGAGATCGACGGAGAGATCAAGCCCTGGCACCTTGCCATGACCCTTATCTTCTCCATTGTTCTTGCTCTTGGCCTGTTCGTCGTATTGCCGCACCTTTTCTCACTGGGCATGAAGTTTCTGGGCCTTGGCGGCGATGCTGACGGCCTGAGCTTTCATGTATGGGACGGCATTTTCAAATTCGGCATATTTCTCGCCTACATCATTGGCATTTCCTTTATTCCGGACATCAAGCGCGTCTTCCAGTATCACGGCGCCGAGCACAAGGTTATCTGGACCTATGAAGACGGCTATGCCGTCACACCCGGTTCGGCCAGCCTGCGCAGCCGCCTGCACCCGCGCTGCGGCACCACATTCCTGCTGTTTGTGCTGTCCATTGCCATCATTCTGCACACCATACTGGTTCCCGCGCTGCTGCTGATCTGGAGCCCCGAAAGCATGTGGGTGAAGCACAGCTTCATCATCGTGCTCAAGCTGGGACTCATGGCTCCCATCAGCGCCATCGCCTACGAGGCGATCAAGTATTCGGCAAAGATCAACGACACCTTCTGGGGCAAGATCTTCAGCGCTCCCGGCATGCTTCTGCAGATGCTGACGACCAACGAGCCGGATGAACAGCAGCTGGAAGTAGCCATTGTCGCCCTCAAGGAAGCCCTCGGCGACGATGCCGAAGCCGAGTTGCACGCCCCTGAATATACCGTTTCGGAGAAAAACTGA
- the nusG gene encoding transcription termination/antitermination protein NusG, whose amino-acid sequence MTEEHIPAPKARWYIIHTYSGFEQRVELTINQMIRTNESQGQIEEVVVPTEKVVELVKGEKRTSTRKFYPGYVMVKMVMTDFSWHLVSNIQRVTGFVGGKNRPTPMRDSEAERILAMMESRQEQPRPKFSFDRGDEVRVIDGPFGGFNGVVEDVNFDKGKLRVSVSIFGRQTPVELDFVQVDKG is encoded by the coding sequence ATGACTGAGGAACACATTCCCGCACCGAAGGCTCGTTGGTATATCATTCACACCTACTCTGGTTTTGAGCAGCGTGTTGAACTGACCATCAACCAGATGATCCGTACCAATGAATCTCAGGGCCAGATAGAAGAAGTCGTTGTACCAACCGAAAAGGTTGTTGAACTTGTTAAGGGCGAAAAAAGAACGTCCACCCGCAAGTTCTACCCTGGGTATGTCATGGTCAAAATGGTCATGACCGATTTTTCATGGCATCTGGTTTCCAATATTCAGCGGGTAACCGGCTTTGTGGGCGGCAAAAACCGTCCTACCCCCATGCGGGACTCTGAAGCCGAACGCATCCTCGCCATGATGGAGTCCAGACAGGAACAACCCCGACCGAAGTTCAGCTTCGATCGTGGGGACGAGGTCCGGGTCATTGACGGTCCTTTCGGCGGATTCAACGGCGTTGTAGAGGATGTCAATTTCGACAAGGGCAAACTTCGCGTCTCAGTGTCCATTTTCGGCAGACAGACTCCAGTTGAACTGGATTTTGTCCAGGTTGATAAGGGCTAA
- the secE gene encoding preprotein translocase subunit SecE — translation MANKHSKKAEKAHDSQSGVESKISQLKEYFEESQVEIKKVVWPSRKETITTGVAVLVLVVIMSLFLGVVDLGLTKLVEYILS, via the coding sequence ATGGCGAATAAGCACTCTAAGAAAGCTGAAAAAGCCCATGATTCCCAGTCGGGAGTTGAAAGCAAGATTTCTCAGCTCAAAGAGTACTTCGAAGAATCCCAGGTTGAAATTAAGAAGGTAGTCTGGCCTTCCCGGAAGGAGACGATAACCACAGGCGTAGCAGTGCTGGTGCTTGTTGTTATCATGTCTCTTTTTCTGGGTGTAGTTGATCTGGGACTTACGAAGCTCGTTGAATACATCCTTTCCTAA
- the rpmG gene encoding 50S ribosomal protein L33, with translation MRVNIQLACTECKRRNYATDKNKKNTTGRLELKKYCPWDKKHTLHRETK, from the coding sequence ATGCGCGTTAACATTCAGCTTGCTTGCACCGAGTGCAAGCGGCGCAATTACGCGACCGACAAGAATAAGAAGAACACTACCGGTCGTCTGGAGCTGAAGAAGTATTGTCCCTGGGACAAGAAACACACGCTCCATCGCGAAACCAAGTAA
- the prfA gene encoding peptide chain release factor 1: protein MFSKLENLERRFEDLEQQLSSPEVFGDQDRYRQLTKTHSDLKLVVDAFRKYRKMKQDLEENKMLLRDSDPEMAEMAREEIKGIEAALPEMEHDLKILLLPKDPMDEKNCILEIRAGTGGDEAALFAGDLFRMYSRYAEATGWRMEVLETSETGTGGLKEVIAIVKGDKVYSRLKFESGIHRVQRVPATETQGRIHTSAATVAVMPEADEVDLNIRPEDLRFDVYRSSGPGGQSVNTTDSAVRVTHIPTGLVVCCQDEKSQHKNKAKGLKILSSRLLQLEQDKQHAEQAEKRKLLVGSGDRSGRIRTYNFPQGRCTDHRINLTLYKLDAIMEGDLEELLDALVTHDQTEALQAQAEA from the coding sequence ATGTTTTCCAAACTCGAAAATCTGGAACGTCGATTCGAAGACCTTGAACAGCAGCTCAGTTCCCCCGAAGTCTTCGGGGATCAGGATCGTTACCGCCAGCTGACCAAAACCCATTCAGACCTCAAGCTTGTGGTCGATGCGTTCCGCAAATACCGCAAGATGAAGCAGGACCTTGAAGAAAACAAGATGCTGCTTCGCGACAGCGACCCTGAAATGGCTGAAATGGCCCGTGAAGAAATCAAGGGAATTGAAGCAGCCCTGCCTGAAATGGAGCACGATCTCAAGATCCTGCTGCTGCCCAAAGACCCCATGGACGAAAAGAACTGCATTCTCGAAATCCGTGCAGGTACCGGCGGCGACGAAGCAGCCCTGTTCGCGGGCGACCTGTTCCGCATGTACAGCCGCTATGCGGAAGCCACCGGCTGGCGCATGGAAGTGCTGGAAACCAGCGAGACGGGTACGGGCGGCCTCAAGGAAGTCATCGCCATCGTCAAGGGTGACAAGGTATACAGCCGGCTCAAGTTCGAATCCGGCATCCACCGTGTTCAGCGCGTTCCCGCAACGGAAACGCAGGGCCGCATCCACACTTCCGCAGCCACGGTTGCCGTTATGCCCGAAGCAGACGAAGTGGACCTGAACATCCGCCCCGAAGACCTGCGTTTCGACGTGTACCGCTCTTCCGGCCCCGGCGGCCAGTCGGTTAACACCACCGACTCCGCAGTGCGCGTAACACATATTCCCACCGGCCTCGTTGTCTGCTGTCAGGATGAAAAATCCCAGCACAAGAACAAGGCCAAGGGTCTGAAGATTCTGTCTTCCCGCCTGCTCCAGCTGGAACAGGACAAGCAGCATGCCGAACAGGCCGAAAAGCGCAAGCTTCTGGTCGGCAGCGGTGACCGCTCCGGTCGCATACGCACCTACAACTTCCCGCAGGGACGTTGCACGGATCACCGTATCAACCTGACCCTGTATAAGCTGGATGCCATTATGGAAGGCGATCTCGAAGAGCTGCTCGACGCTCTGGTAACGCACGACCAGACCGAAGCCCTGCAGGCTCAGGCCGAGGCCTAG
- the lpxC gene encoding UDP-3-O-acyl-N-acetylglucosamine deacetylase, protein MKQTTIKKAIGCSGIGLHSGKVVKLSLSPAQEDTGVVFHIHGEHGVKVITPEPNAVVATGLATTLGLDGASVATVEHLLAAIAGLQIDNIRIDIEGGEVPIMDGSAASFAFMLRDAGIARQSRNRVVQRIKKSINFERDGKFIKATPYNGLRIDYTIDFDHPLIGRQTMSLEITPATFTQEIAKARTFGFMREVEYLHKNGLALGGSLDNAIVLDEYCVLNQDGLRFDDEFVRHKILDFIGDMTMLGTPLQGHFEIFASGHALNNQFLRTINDNAEIYLETVELHAFTPERANAESHAGQAVIAA, encoded by the coding sequence ATGAAACAGACAACGATCAAAAAAGCAATCGGATGCTCCGGCATCGGACTACATAGCGGCAAAGTGGTGAAGCTTTCTCTTTCCCCTGCGCAGGAAGACACCGGTGTGGTATTCCACATCCACGGTGAGCACGGGGTAAAGGTCATCACTCCCGAACCCAATGCAGTTGTGGCCACAGGGCTTGCAACAACGCTGGGCCTTGACGGTGCTTCCGTAGCTACGGTCGAACACCTTCTCGCCGCCATCGCCGGCCTCCAGATCGACAACATCAGAATTGATATCGAAGGCGGAGAAGTGCCGATCATGGACGGCAGCGCCGCCTCCTTCGCGTTCATGCTCAGAGATGCAGGCATAGCCCGCCAGAGCCGAAACCGCGTTGTGCAGCGCATCAAGAAGTCCATCAACTTCGAAAGGGACGGCAAGTTCATCAAGGCCACCCCTTACAACGGCCTGCGCATAGACTACACCATCGATTTCGACCATCCGCTCATCGGCCGCCAAACCATGAGCCTTGAAATAACTCCCGCCACATTTACGCAGGAAATCGCCAAGGCCCGGACCTTCGGCTTCATGCGTGAAGTGGAATATCTGCACAAGAACGGCCTTGCCCTTGGCGGATCGCTGGATAACGCCATCGTGCTGGACGAATACTGCGTGCTCAATCAGGACGGCCTGCGGTTCGACGACGAATTCGTACGCCACAAGATTTTGGACTTCATCGGCGACATGACCATGCTGGGCACCCCCCTGCAGGGTCACTTTGAGATCTTTGCCTCCGGCCACGCACTCAACAACCAGTTCCTCCGCACTATTAATGATAATGCAGAGATCTATCTGGAAACGGTTGAACTGCACGCCTTCACCCCCGAAAGGGCGAATGCAGAATCCCACGCCGGTCAGGCCGTTATCGCCGCCTAG
- a CDS encoding ATP-binding protein codes for MPNTIHNRLRARLNMGLTCILGSCLLIFGTFVLSEQHAQLVRALREQGNHMAQVVARSSVNYIRKYSYFLLEELAQSAARSPNVAYCEIKDAQGRILIRAENTQSSSTTETPDKAPPLLIVSSPIIPDTIDAHGLSPLPEAAALSGEAQSGSAPLLPSPADKLSATRQKVTTSSPPPSLGTVEMGMYLSPLNSALIKRASQMGLMLVVFLLFACVVLNLFLNTLVVNPVRSLAQLARDISNRKFRTLPPPEREDELGQLTNDFNTMSTSLKELYDDLERKVQERTERLSLANRQLRIAFARERELAEEAAQANKAKSRFLASMSHEIRTPLNSILGMADLLWETRLTHDQRQYVDIFRNAGENLVGIINDILDLSRIEVEEMPFECISFNLRQTIDDAIRISAHPIFRKGLDFGVHIPPDLPENLIGDPKRIRQILLNLFGNASKFTNRGEIELTVESTLEPRESGLPMAFLHFKVRDTGIGIHKDHHETIFDRFTQADSSTCRQYGGTGLGLTISRLLCERMGGCIWLESEPGKGSTFHVQLRLECAGVETPPVRLLEGKVALALYPKELTAGSLCDLLSGLGATCNTAYSFEEAEDCLRRHTIDLLFIDEQLPIDQTCLLSGIADRQNNRARTFRLCSRLMNDNEVHACGCAMLQLPVLRGSLLNAFSQEGAIRPVAFVLPPLETAPASGEQDEQEKQGGQGETAQTTEQSSPTPLPGQTVAGSELGAVSGPYDTASGETVGGTVGTVHGASSDANTGHGTGTGTETDTVTGDHTVPRLLIVEDNESNRTLLELYLKTIPHHASFADNGEQGLLLLKNGEFDLVLMDVEMPKMDGLTATRLIRQFENETGRRRTPVAAITAHALPEHKADSINAGCDYHITKPLKKKELLALIEDALKRPPAAADA; via the coding sequence ATGCCAAATACAATACACAATCGCCTGCGCGCCCGGCTGAACATGGGCCTCACCTGCATTCTGGGCAGCTGTCTGCTCATTTTCGGCACATTCGTTCTTTCAGAGCAGCATGCGCAACTTGTACGTGCGCTGAGGGAGCAAGGCAACCATATGGCGCAGGTTGTTGCCCGAAGCAGCGTCAACTATATCCGGAAATACAGCTACTTTCTTCTGGAGGAACTGGCGCAATCAGCCGCCCGCTCGCCAAATGTCGCATATTGTGAAATCAAGGATGCACAAGGCCGGATACTGATCAGAGCAGAAAACACGCAATCTTCCAGTACAACAGAAACACCGGACAAAGCCCCCCCACTGCTCATTGTCAGTTCCCCCATCATCCCGGACACCATAGACGCCCACGGACTTTCCCCCCTGCCTGAAGCGGCAGCACTCTCCGGAGAAGCACAGTCCGGCTCGGCCCCCCTTCTCCCTTCGCCTGCCGACAAACTTTCCGCAACGCGCCAAAAAGTCACCACATCTTCCCCCCCTCCGTCACTCGGCACTGTTGAAATGGGCATGTATCTTTCCCCGCTCAACAGCGCACTCATCAAACGTGCTTCGCAGATGGGCCTTATGCTTGTGGTGTTTCTCCTCTTCGCCTGTGTTGTGCTCAATCTGTTTCTCAATACGCTGGTGGTCAACCCCGTCCGGAGTCTGGCCCAGCTTGCCAGAGACATCTCAAACCGCAAGTTCCGCACCCTGCCGCCACCCGAAAGAGAGGACGAACTGGGTCAGCTGACCAATGACTTCAACACCATGAGCACATCGCTCAAGGAACTCTACGACGACCTTGAACGTAAGGTTCAGGAACGTACCGAGCGGCTTTCTCTGGCCAACCGTCAGCTGCGCATAGCCTTTGCCCGCGAGCGGGAACTTGCCGAAGAGGCAGCCCAGGCGAACAAGGCCAAAAGCCGTTTTCTCGCCTCAATGAGTCACGAAATCCGCACCCCTCTCAACTCCATTCTGGGCATGGCTGACCTTCTCTGGGAGACAAGGCTCACACATGATCAACGCCAGTATGTGGATATATTCCGCAACGCCGGTGAAAATCTCGTAGGCATTATCAACGACATTCTCGATCTTTCGCGCATTGAAGTGGAAGAAATGCCCTTTGAATGCATTAGCTTCAACCTGCGCCAGACCATTGACGACGCCATACGCATATCCGCCCATCCCATTTTCCGCAAAGGGCTCGACTTCGGCGTACATATTCCCCCCGATCTGCCTGAAAACCTCATCGGCGACCCCAAGCGGATACGCCAGATTCTTCTTAACCTGTTCGGCAATGCCAGCAAATTCACGAACCGCGGCGAGATTGAACTGACGGTTGAATCAACACTTGAGCCCAGAGAATCCGGCTTGCCCATGGCCTTTCTGCACTTCAAGGTGCGCGATACAGGCATAGGCATTCACAAGGACCACCACGAAACCATTTTCGACCGCTTCACGCAGGCCGATTCCTCCACTTGCCGCCAGTATGGCGGAACCGGACTGGGTCTCACCATCAGCCGCCTGCTCTGCGAACGCATGGGCGGATGCATATGGCTTGAATCGGAACCGGGTAAAGGCAGCACCTTCCATGTCCAGCTGCGTCTGGAGTGCGCAGGTGTGGAAACACCGCCAGTCCGGCTTCTGGAGGGAAAGGTAGCCCTGGCGCTTTACCCCAAAGAACTTACGGCCGGTTCACTCTGCGACCTGCTCAGCGGACTCGGCGCAACCTGCAACACCGCGTATTCGTTTGAAGAAGCTGAAGACTGTCTGCGCCGGCACACCATCGACCTGCTGTTCATTGACGAGCAGCTCCCCATCGACCAGACCTGCCTGCTTTCCGGCATTGCGGACAGGCAGAACAACCGGGCGCGTACATTCCGGCTCTGCAGCAGACTGATGAATGATAATGAAGTGCATGCCTGCGGATGTGCGATGTTGCAGCTTCCGGTACTACGCGGCAGCCTGCTCAACGCCTTCAGTCAGGAAGGGGCCATACGCCCTGTGGCGTTTGTGCTTCCCCCGCTGGAAACAGCCCCCGCTTCCGGGGAACAGGATGAGCAGGAGAAACAAGGGGGCCAGGGAGAAACGGCGCAAACAACAGAGCAGTCATCCCCGACGCCTCTGCCCGGACAGACCGTGGCGGGTTCTGAGCTAGGCGCCGTATCGGGGCCGTACGATACAGCGTCAGGCGAGACAGTTGGCGGGACAGTTGGCACTGTTCACGGAGCATCTTCTGATGCAAATACCGGACATGGCACCGGAACAGGCACTGAAACGGACACCGTAACTGGCGACCATACCGTTCCCAGACTGCTAATAGTGGAAGATAACGAGTCGAACAGAACCCTGCTTGAGCTGTATCTGAAGACGATTCCCCACCATGCTTCCTTTGCGGACAACGGCGAGCAGGGACTACTGTTGCTGAAAAACGGGGAATTCGATCTGGTCTTGATGGATGTGGAAATGCCGAAGATGGACGGACTCACGGCCACGCGGCTCATCCGTCAGTTCGAGAATGAAACCGGACGCAGGCGCACCCCCGTAGCTGCCATTACAGCCCACGCGCTGCCCGAGCACAAGGCGGACAGCATAAACGCCGGATGCGATTACCACATCACCAAGCCGCTGAAGAAAAAAGAACTTCTTGCACTCATTGAGGATGCATTGAAAAGGCCGCCTGCCGCTGCAGACGCCTAG
- the tuf gene encoding elongation factor Tu, giving the protein MGKEKFTRTKPHVNIGTIGHIDHGKTTLTAAITKCAAMISGGKAIAFDEIDKAPEEKERGITIATAHVEYESSKRHYAHVDCPGHADYIKNMITGAAQMDGGIIVVAATDGPMPQTREHILLARQVGVPSLVVFMNKCDMVDDEELLELVEMEVRELLSSYDFPGDDIPVIRGSALKALEAESADDPAVDCIKALLDACDSYIPEPEREIDKPFLLPIEDVFSISGRGTVVTGRIERGIIKVGEEVEIVGIRPNQKTTCTGVEMFRKLLDEGQAGDNVGLLIRGIKRDEVERGQVLCKPGSIKPHTKFKAEVYVLSKDEGGRHTPFFTGYRPQFYFRTTDITGVIALDEGVEMVMPGDNAVFNVELIHPIAMEKGLRFAIREGGRTVGAGVVSEIVE; this is encoded by the coding sequence ATGGGTAAGGAAAAATTTACTCGTACTAAGCCGCACGTTAACATCGGCACCATCGGTCACATTGACCATGGCAAGACCACTCTGACTGCAGCCATTACCAAGTGCGCTGCCATGATCAGCGGCGGCAAGGCTATTGCATTCGACGAAATCGACAAGGCTCCTGAAGAAAAGGAACGCGGTATCACCATTGCTACCGCTCACGTCGAATACGAATCTTCCAAGCGTCACTACGCACACGTTGACTGCCCCGGCCACGCCGACTACATCAAGAACATGATCACCGGCGCTGCTCAGATGGACGGCGGTATCATCGTAGTTGCAGCCACCGACGGTCCCATGCCCCAGACCCGTGAGCACATCCTGCTCGCTCGTCAGGTTGGCGTTCCGTCCCTCGTCGTGTTCATGAACAAGTGCGACATGGTTGACGACGAAGAACTGCTGGAACTCGTAGAAATGGAAGTTCGCGAACTTCTTTCTTCTTACGACTTCCCCGGCGACGACATCCCGGTTATCCGCGGCTCCGCTCTGAAGGCTCTTGAAGCTGAAAGCGCTGACGATCCGGCTGTTGATTGCATCAAGGCTCTTCTCGACGCTTGTGACTCTTACATTCCTGAGCCCGAGCGCGAAATTGACAAGCCCTTCCTGCTTCCCATCGAAGACGTGTTCTCCATCTCCGGCCGTGGTACTGTTGTTACCGGTCGTATCGAGCGCGGCATCATCAAGGTTGGCGAAGAAGTGGAAATCGTGGGCATCCGTCCCAACCAGAAGACCACCTGCACCGGCGTTGAAATGTTCCGCAAGCTGCTCGACGAAGGTCAGGCTGGCGACAACGTTGGTCTGCTCATCCGTGGTATCAAGCGTGATGAAGTTGAGCGCGGTCAGGTTCTCTGCAAGCCCGGCTCCATCAAGCCCCACACCAAGTTCAAGGCAGAAGTTTACGTTCTGTCCAAGGATGAAGGCGGCCGTCATACCCCGTTCTTCACCGGCTACCGTCCCCAGTTCTACTTCCGTACCACTGACATCACCGGCGTGATTGCTCTGGACGAAGGCGTGGAAATGGTAATGCCCGGCGACAACGCTGTGTTCAACGTAGAACTCATTCACCCCATCGCAATGGAAAAGGGTCTTCGCTTCGCTATTCGTGAAGGTGGCCGTACCGTTGGTGCAGGTGTCGTGTCTGAGATCGTGGAGTAA
- the rpmE gene encoding 50S ribosomal protein L31: MKTDIHPKVYLAKVTCACGYESELRTSKAAEVAVEICSQCHPYYTGKQRLLDTAGRIDRFNKKYAKFQNK; encoded by the coding sequence ATGAAGACTGACATCCATCCCAAAGTGTACCTGGCCAAGGTAACCTGCGCATGCGGTTACGAATCCGAACTGCGCACTTCCAAGGCCGCTGAAGTGGCAGTGGAAATCTGCTCCCAGTGCCACCCCTACTACACTGGCAAGCAGCGTCTTCTTGACACCGCTGGCCGTATTGACCGCTTCAACAAGAAGTACGCCAAGTTCCAGAACAAGTAG
- the prmC gene encoding peptide chain release factor N(5)-glutamine methyltransferase produces MAVARPAQLTIRNIITAFSEYLSGKAVDSPRLSADLLAMHVLAISRLDLITEPHRQVSEAHWQAIADLVERRGNGEPVAYLLGSREFYGRDFAVSPATLIPRPETEHIIEEVVRRFSGKGRFIFADLGTGTGCIATTIAAELPDAMGIAVDLSADALAVATANARTHGVADRLLFLNGDFTSPLFRHTSLDCIATNPPYVSEAEYAELSHEVRDYEPRTALVPGETGLEHAALLIRNAQDWLRPDGIFIMEMGYTQAGPNLSCFGDAQGIWHGEKIIRDLAGLDRMVFAIRSRN; encoded by the coding sequence ATGGCCGTAGCCAGACCTGCGCAGCTTACCATACGCAATATCATCACGGCCTTCTCGGAATACCTTTCCGGGAAGGCCGTTGATTCTCCGCGCCTGTCCGCAGACCTGCTGGCCATGCATGTGCTCGCGATCAGCAGGCTCGACCTTATCACCGAACCACACAGGCAGGTCTCGGAAGCTCACTGGCAAGCTATCGCCGACCTCGTAGAAAGACGCGGCAACGGCGAACCGGTGGCTTACCTGCTCGGCTCGCGTGAATTCTACGGACGGGATTTTGCCGTTTCCCCCGCCACACTCATTCCGCGTCCTGAAACGGAACACATCATAGAAGAAGTAGTCAGGCGCTTCTCGGGCAAGGGGCGGTTCATATTCGCCGACCTCGGCACCGGTACGGGATGCATAGCTACGACTATTGCCGCAGAGCTTCCCGACGCAATGGGCATTGCCGTGGACCTGTCGGCGGACGCACTGGCCGTTGCCACCGCCAACGCGAGAACCCACGGTGTGGCCGACCGGTTGCTTTTTCTCAACGGCGACTTCACATCCCCCCTTTTCCGCCACACAAGCCTGGACTGCATAGCCACCAATCCGCCGTATGTCAGCGAAGCCGAGTATGCGGAACTCAGCCACGAAGTTCGCGATTACGAACCTCGCACCGCACTGGTTCCCGGTGAAACCGGCCTTGAGCATGCGGCTCTGCTCATCCGCAATGCACAGGACTGGCTCAGGCCCGACGGCATATTTATAATGGAGATGGGCTATACACAGGCAGGGCCCAACCTATCCTGTTTTGGCGATGCACAGGGCATATGGCACGGTGAAAAAATCATCCGCGATCTGGCCGGACTTGACCGCATGGTCTTTGCGATTCGCTCCCGCAACTAG
- the rplK gene encoding 50S ribosomal protein L11, with the protein MAKKEIAKIKLQIPAGAANPSPPIGPALGQHGLNIMGFCKEYNAKTMDQKGLIIPVVITVYADRSFSFITKTPPASVLILKEAKVQKGSGEPNRKKVGSLTMDQVEEIAKLKMPDLNAASLEAAKKTIMGTARSMGVDIK; encoded by the coding sequence ATGGCTAAGAAAGAAATTGCAAAAATCAAGCTTCAGATTCCGGCAGGCGCAGCTAACCCCTCCCCGCCCATCGGTCCTGCTCTGGGCCAGCATGGTCTGAACATCATGGGCTTCTGCAAGGAATACAACGCAAAGACGATGGACCAGAAGGGTCTGATCATCCCCGTTGTTATTACCGTTTACGCAGACCGCTCCTTCAGCTTCATCACCAAGACCCCGCCTGCTTCTGTTCTGATTCTCAAGGAAGCCAAGGTTCAGAAGGGTTCCGGCGAGCCGAACCGTAAGAAGGTTGGTTCTCTGACCATGGATCAGGTTGAAGAAATTGCCAAGCTGAAGATGCCCGATCTGAACGCAGCCAGCCTTGAAGCTGCGAAGAAGACCATCATGGGCACCGCCCGCAGCATGGGTGTTGACATTAAGTAG